In one window of Meiothermus sp. DNA:
- a CDS encoding response regulator transcription factor, translating to MSHRGPKASLGVLLVDDHAVVRQGLRMFLATDEGLYVVGEAENGQEALEKVAALHPDVVLMDLLMPVMDGVRATREIKARFPEVEVIALTSVLEDQLVVEAMHAGATGYLLKDTHPEELVEAIHAAGRGEVRLHPEAAKRLAQEVRTAEMREALTPRETEILRLLAHGLSNKRIAQQLNLSELTVKTHVSNLLSKLGLSSRTQAALFAIREGLVGLR from the coding sequence ATGAGCCATCGCGGCCCAAAGGCCAGCCTGGGGGTTTTGCTGGTGGACGACCATGCGGTCGTGCGCCAGGGGTTGCGGATGTTTCTGGCCACCGATGAGGGGCTTTATGTGGTGGGCGAGGCCGAAAACGGGCAGGAGGCCCTGGAGAAGGTGGCTGCGCTGCACCCCGACGTGGTGCTGATGGACTTGCTGATGCCGGTGATGGATGGGGTGCGTGCGACCCGCGAGATTAAGGCGCGCTTTCCCGAGGTGGAGGTGATTGCCCTAACCAGCGTGTTGGAAGACCAGCTGGTGGTTGAAGCCATGCACGCCGGCGCAACAGGTTATTTGCTCAAGGATACCCACCCCGAAGAACTGGTGGAAGCTATCCATGCGGCGGGCCGGGGGGAAGTGCGACTGCACCCCGAGGCCGCGAAGCGGCTGGCCCAGGAAGTGCGTACCGCCGAGATGCGCGAGGCCCTCACCCCCCGGGAGACTGAAATCCTGCGTTTGTTGGCGCATGGGCTATCCAACAAGCGCATCGCCCAGCAGCTCAACCTGTCCGAGCTGACCGTCAAGACCCACGTTTCTAACCTGCTGTCCAAACTGGGGCTGTCTTCGCGCACCCAGGCGGCTTTGTTCGCCATTCGGGAGGGGCTGGTTGGGCTCCGGTGA